One window of Cupriavidus oxalaticus genomic DNA carries:
- a CDS encoding SDR family oxidoreductase: MNTLTTNTNKAAIVTGGSRGIGRAVALRLAADGFAVAVGYAGNVAHARDTVAAIEAAGGRAIAIRGDVGSPDDVARLFEETKAAFGGIDVVANCAGVMPLAPIAPGSLADFDKVIATNLRGTFLVLAQAAENVGAGGRIIAVSTSVIARSFPSYGPYIASKAGVEGLVRVLANELRGRGITVNAVAPGPVATELFLDGKSAQQIDQIARLAPLERLGTPEDIGRVVSFLAGEDGGWINGQVLRANGGFA; this comes from the coding sequence ATGAACACCCTGACTACGAACACCAACAAAGCGGCCATTGTCACCGGCGGATCGCGCGGCATAGGCCGGGCCGTGGCCCTGCGTCTCGCGGCCGACGGCTTTGCCGTTGCGGTCGGCTATGCCGGCAACGTGGCGCACGCCCGGGACACCGTCGCGGCGATCGAAGCGGCCGGCGGCCGGGCCATCGCGATCCGGGGCGATGTCGGAAGCCCCGATGATGTAGCCCGGCTTTTTGAGGAAACAAAGGCGGCATTCGGCGGCATCGACGTGGTCGCCAACTGCGCCGGCGTGATGCCGCTGGCACCGATCGCGCCCGGCAGCCTGGCCGACTTTGACAAGGTCATTGCGACCAACTTGCGCGGCACGTTCCTGGTGCTGGCTCAGGCGGCCGAAAACGTCGGCGCGGGTGGACGGATCATTGCGGTATCAACCAGCGTCATCGCCAGGTCATTCCCGTCCTATGGGCCGTACATTGCGTCCAAGGCCGGCGTGGAAGGGCTGGTCCGCGTACTGGCCAATGAGCTGCGCGGGCGCGGCATCACCGTCAATGCCGTTGCGCCGGGACCGGTGGCCACCGAGCTGTTTCTCGATGGCAAGAGTGCGCAGCAGATCGACCAGATCGCGCGGCTCGCTCCGCTCGAACGGCTCGGGACGCCCGAGGATATCGGTCGCGTCGTATCGTTCCTTGCTGGCGAGGATGGTGGCTGGATCAACGGGCAGGTGCTGCGCGCAAACGGGGGATTCGCATAA
- a CDS encoding LysR family transcriptional regulator, with amino-acid sequence MDWTQRLRLRNLQMLLSLAETGNMSQSAAMLNTTQPGLSKWLKDLEDDIGLPLFERQARGLRPTPYGESLIEHARRIEAQLDTARDDLQAMRDGGSGLVVVGTSGASAADTVPLAALQLLQQMPRASVRLLETTMDRLMGQLARSELDIVVGRSAPELQDAQMRTESLYMEPIHFVARPRHPLLQGGKVAWEDLYRHRWVVWPRGTPIRNALEGALASAGRALPADCVESNSTVLNLTLFNNSDMVGLASHRTARRLEELGALRIVPLRLAGFGSVSMYWRADGESRAAVAAMLDCLRRAAGAQQVPAEAPLA; translated from the coding sequence ATGGATTGGACCCAGAGACTGCGCCTGCGCAACCTGCAGATGCTGCTGAGCCTGGCCGAGACCGGCAATATGAGCCAGTCCGCCGCCATGCTGAACACCACCCAGCCCGGGCTTTCCAAGTGGCTGAAAGACCTGGAGGACGATATCGGCCTGCCGCTGTTCGAGCGCCAGGCGCGCGGGCTGCGGCCCACGCCATATGGCGAGTCGCTGATCGAGCACGCGCGCCGGATCGAGGCCCAGCTCGACACCGCCCGCGACGACCTGCAGGCCATGCGCGACGGCGGCAGCGGGCTGGTGGTGGTGGGCACGTCCGGGGCCTCGGCGGCAGACACGGTGCCGCTGGCCGCGCTGCAATTGCTGCAGCAGATGCCGCGCGCCAGCGTGCGGCTGCTGGAAACCACCATGGACCGGCTGATGGGGCAACTCGCGCGCAGCGAGCTGGATATCGTCGTGGGCCGTTCGGCGCCGGAGTTGCAGGATGCGCAGATGCGGACCGAATCGCTCTACATGGAGCCCATCCACTTCGTCGCCCGGCCACGGCACCCCCTGCTGCAGGGCGGCAAGGTGGCGTGGGAAGACCTGTACCGCCACCGCTGGGTGGTCTGGCCGCGCGGCACGCCGATCCGCAATGCGCTGGAAGGCGCGCTCGCCAGCGCCGGGCGCGCGCTGCCGGCGGACTGCGTCGAGAGCAATTCCACCGTGCTGAACCTGACCCTGTTCAACAACAGCGACATGGTCGGGCTGGCTTCGCACCGCACCGCGCGCCGGCTGGAAGAACTGGGCGCGCTGCGCATCGTGCCGCTACGGCTGGCGGGGTTCGGCTCGGTGTCGATGTACTGGCGCGCGGATGGCGAGTCGCGCGCGGCGGTGGCGGCGATGCTGGACTGCCTGCGGCGGGCGGCGGGGGCACAGCAGGTGCCGGCGGAGGCGCCGCTGGCGTAG
- a CDS encoding YjfB family protein, with protein MEISNVTAGLAGDPGADPVSLLMLRKSLDMQAQGVAALLQAMPQPVAASNPPHLGQTIDVKV; from the coding sequence ATGGAAATCTCCAACGTTACCGCCGGCCTGGCTGGCGATCCGGGCGCCGATCCGGTCAGCCTGCTGATGCTGCGCAAGTCGCTGGACATGCAGGCACAAGGCGTGGCTGCACTGCTGCAGGCCATGCCCCAGCCGGTCGCGGCCAGCAACCCGCCGCACCTGGGCCAGACCATCGACGTCAAGGTCTGA
- a CDS encoding DUF2252 family protein: MGAKLPTFVPPKTARRRTALLTSRRHRKMAASAHAYVRGSTARFYEWVNETAASNLPEGPSVWICGDCHTGNLGPVAAADGKVEIQIRDLDQTVIGNPIHDVLRLALSLATAARGSDLPGITILQMMEALAEGYESAFGPGAQRQDISEMPPSLKVTVRKALHRTSQQLARERIRDTTPEIPLGRRFWPLGSAERKALKALFEQSKLAALATCLKSRLNGCDVSVLDAAYWVKGCSSLGRLRYAVLLDVDGEMLDGDDLCLIDIKEGVSAAAPRVRNAEMPRDNAERVVAGAVHLSPFLGTRMCPARLLERSVVVRELLPQDLKLDMEQLARREAMEISRYLGAVVGKAHARQLGADDRRAWRKAMHSARSRSTNIPNWLWKSVIELLAIHQIAYLEHCRRHAKSCLRSWR; this comes from the coding sequence ATGGGGGCTAAATTGCCAACTTTCGTCCCGCCCAAGACGGCTCGGAGAAGGACAGCCCTTCTCACTTCGAGGCGTCACCGTAAGATGGCCGCCTCAGCGCACGCCTATGTCCGTGGCAGCACCGCACGCTTCTATGAATGGGTGAATGAAACCGCTGCCTCCAACCTGCCCGAGGGCCCTTCTGTCTGGATTTGCGGAGATTGCCACACCGGAAATCTCGGCCCAGTGGCCGCTGCTGACGGCAAAGTGGAGATCCAGATCCGCGATCTCGACCAGACTGTCATTGGCAATCCCATCCATGACGTGCTGAGACTGGCTTTGTCTCTCGCCACGGCGGCGCGCGGCTCCGATCTGCCGGGCATCACCATACTGCAGATGATGGAGGCGCTGGCCGAGGGCTATGAGAGTGCCTTCGGCCCTGGTGCGCAGCGCCAGGACATTAGCGAAATGCCCCCTTCGCTCAAGGTTACGGTAAGAAAAGCCTTGCACCGGACATCGCAGCAACTTGCCCGGGAGCGAATCCGGGATACCACTCCGGAAATACCGCTAGGCAGGCGATTCTGGCCCCTTGGCAGTGCGGAGCGCAAGGCACTGAAGGCGTTGTTTGAGCAAAGCAAGCTGGCCGCGCTGGCCACGTGCCTGAAAAGTCGTCTCAATGGATGCGACGTGTCTGTCCTGGACGCCGCCTACTGGGTGAAAGGCTGCAGTTCCCTTGGACGGCTGCGATATGCCGTATTGCTGGACGTCGACGGTGAGATGCTTGATGGGGACGATCTGTGCCTTATAGATATAAAGGAAGGCGTTTCAGCCGCCGCGCCTCGGGTCAGAAATGCAGAGATGCCTCGCGACAACGCTGAACGTGTTGTTGCCGGCGCCGTTCATCTTTCGCCATTCCTTGGTACACGCATGTGCCCGGCACGGCTCCTGGAACGTTCGGTCGTTGTACGGGAGCTATTGCCTCAGGACCTGAAGCTCGACATGGAGCAGCTCGCACGCCGGGAGGCCATGGAAATCTCGCGTTATCTGGGCGCGGTCGTTGGAAAGGCCCACGCACGCCAGCTAGGGGCAGACGACAGGCGTGCGTGGCGAAAAGCGATGCATTCCGCCCGGTCGCGATCCACGAATATTCCGAACTGGCTGTGGAAGAGTGTGATTGAGCTGCTGGCAATTCATCAGATCGCCTATCTGGAACATTGCCGCCGGCATGCGAAAAGTTGTCTGCGGTCTTGGCGTTGA
- a CDS encoding 3-hydroxybenzoate 6-monooxygenase — protein MSSTLNATNNATGKVLIIGGGIGGLAAALALARQGIRIELLEQAEQIGEIGAGIQLAANAFAALDALGVGEAARGRAVFTDYLSLRDAIDTSVIAQVDVGQAYRERFGNPYAVIHRADIHLSILEAVQDHPLITFRTSTRVEQLLQDDHGVTVIDQHGEHHRGDAVIGCDGVKSAIRQALIGDEARVTGHVVYRAVVDVANMPQDLQVNAPVVWAGPHCHLVHYPLRGGQQYNLVVTFHSREQESWGVRDGSKEEVLSYFEGIHPLPHQMLDRPTSWKRWATADRDPVERWSFGRATILGDAAHPMTQYVAQGACQALEDAVTLGAAVKAADGDYAGAFKLYEQARIPRTARVLYAARDMGRVYHAKGVDRLVRNSLWTGRTQAQFYDALQWLHGWRADKCLSPTPWL, from the coding sequence ATGAGCAGCACCCTCAACGCGACCAATAACGCGACCGGCAAGGTCCTCATCATCGGCGGCGGCATCGGCGGCCTGGCCGCGGCGCTGGCGCTGGCACGCCAGGGCATCCGCATCGAACTGCTGGAGCAGGCCGAGCAGATCGGCGAGATCGGCGCCGGCATCCAGCTGGCCGCCAACGCCTTCGCCGCGCTCGATGCGCTCGGCGTGGGCGAGGCCGCGCGCGGCCGCGCGGTCTTTACCGACTACCTCAGCCTGCGCGACGCCATCGACACCAGCGTCATCGCGCAGGTCGATGTCGGACAGGCGTACCGCGAGCGCTTCGGCAACCCGTATGCGGTGATCCATCGCGCCGACATCCACCTGTCGATCCTGGAAGCGGTGCAGGACCACCCGCTGATCACCTTCCGCACCAGCACGCGGGTCGAGCAACTGCTGCAGGACGATCACGGCGTCACCGTGATCGACCAGCATGGCGAGCACCACCGCGGCGACGCGGTGATCGGCTGCGACGGCGTCAAGTCCGCGATCCGCCAGGCACTGATCGGCGACGAGGCGCGCGTGACCGGGCACGTGGTCTACCGCGCGGTGGTCGACGTGGCCAACATGCCGCAGGACCTGCAGGTCAACGCCCCGGTGGTGTGGGCCGGCCCGCACTGCCACCTGGTGCACTACCCGCTGCGCGGCGGCCAGCAATACAACCTGGTGGTGACCTTCCACAGCCGCGAACAGGAAAGCTGGGGCGTGCGCGACGGCAGCAAGGAAGAAGTGCTGTCGTACTTCGAGGGCATCCACCCGCTGCCGCACCAGATGCTGGACCGCCCGACTTCATGGAAGCGCTGGGCCACCGCCGACCGCGACCCGGTCGAGCGCTGGAGCTTCGGCCGCGCCACCATCCTTGGCGATGCCGCGCATCCGATGACGCAGTACGTGGCGCAGGGCGCCTGCCAGGCGCTGGAAGATGCCGTGACGCTGGGCGCCGCGGTGAAAGCCGCGGATGGCGATTACGCCGGGGCCTTCAAGTTATACGAGCAGGCCCGCATCCCGCGCACCGCGCGCGTGCTCTATGCCGCGCGCGACATGGGCCGCGTCTACCACGCCAAGGGCGTCGACCGCCTGGTGCGCAACAGCCTGTGGACGGGCCGTACGCAGGCGCAGTTCTACGACGCGCTGCAATGGCTGCACGGCTGGCGCGCCGACAAATGCCTGAGCCCCACACCCTGGCTGTAA
- a CDS encoding fumarylacetoacetate hydrolase family protein, whose translation MSYVFTPPATVAIPVAGSDDQFAVRRVYCVGRNYAAHAREMGFDPDREPPFFFCKPADAIVPVQAGTTLDLPYPAQTQNYHYEAELVAVIGKGGSDIPVEQALDHVWGYAVGLDMTRRDLQMKMREMGRPWEIGKAFDASAPVGPIHRASDIGHPQQAGLWLTVNGETKQRSTVAHLIWSVAETVAYLSQFFRLEPGDVIFTGTPEGVGAVKAGDTMVTGVDGLGELTVRVV comes from the coding sequence ATGTCCTACGTCTTCACGCCCCCCGCCACCGTTGCCATCCCCGTTGCCGGCAGCGATGACCAGTTCGCCGTGCGCCGCGTCTACTGCGTGGGCCGCAACTATGCCGCCCACGCCCGCGAAATGGGCTTCGATCCCGACCGCGAGCCGCCGTTCTTCTTCTGCAAGCCGGCCGACGCCATTGTCCCGGTGCAGGCCGGCACCACGCTCGACCTGCCGTACCCCGCGCAGACGCAGAACTATCACTACGAGGCCGAGCTGGTGGCCGTGATCGGCAAGGGCGGCTCGGATATCCCGGTCGAGCAGGCGCTCGATCACGTGTGGGGCTACGCCGTCGGCCTCGACATGACCCGCCGCGACCTGCAGATGAAGATGCGCGAGATGGGCCGCCCGTGGGAAATCGGCAAGGCCTTCGACGCCTCGGCGCCGGTCGGCCCGATCCACCGCGCCAGCGACATCGGCCACCCGCAGCAGGCCGGCCTGTGGCTGACGGTCAACGGCGAGACCAAACAGCGCAGCACCGTCGCCCACCTGATCTGGTCGGTGGCCGAGACCGTGGCCTACCTGTCGCAATTCTTCCGCCTGGAACCGGGCGACGTCATCTTCACCGGCACGCCCGAAGGCGTGGGCGCGGTCAAGGCCGGCGACACCATGGTCACCGGCGTCGACGGGCTGGGCGAATTGACCGTGCGCGTGGTCTGA
- the maiA gene encoding maleylacetoacetate isomerase yields MQLYSFFNSSTSYRVRIALALKGLPYDYLGVNIRAGQHCEAEYVDGINPSASVPALVDGEFTLGQSFAIIDYLDARHPEPRLLPQDPGQRARVLELSMLIGCDIHPVNNLRVLRYLQDTLKVTPGQKDAWYRHWIDEGMAGVERLLARHGHGSWCFGDAPTLADVSLVPQVANALRMGCDLGRYERAMAVYAHASVHPAFAQAAPARQPDYTA; encoded by the coding sequence ATGCAGCTCTACAGTTTCTTCAACAGCTCGACGTCCTATCGCGTACGCATCGCGCTGGCCCTCAAGGGCCTGCCGTACGACTACCTCGGCGTCAATATCCGCGCCGGCCAGCACTGTGAGGCGGAGTATGTCGATGGTATCAACCCGTCCGCTTCCGTGCCCGCGTTGGTCGATGGCGAATTCACGCTGGGCCAGTCGTTCGCGATCATCGACTACCTGGACGCGCGCCATCCCGAGCCGCGCCTGCTGCCTCAGGATCCTGGGCAACGCGCACGCGTGCTGGAGCTGTCGATGCTGATCGGCTGCGATATCCACCCGGTCAACAACCTGCGCGTGCTGCGCTACCTGCAGGACACGCTGAAGGTCACGCCCGGGCAGAAGGACGCCTGGTACCGCCACTGGATCGACGAAGGCATGGCCGGCGTCGAGCGGCTGCTGGCACGCCACGGCCACGGCAGCTGGTGTTTCGGCGATGCGCCCACACTGGCCGACGTCTCGCTGGTGCCGCAGGTGGCCAACGCGCTGCGCATGGGCTGCGACCTCGGCCGCTACGAGCGCGCGATGGCCGTCTACGCCCATGCCAGCGTCCATCCCGCCTTTGCCCAGGCCGCGCCCGCGCGCCAGCCCGATTACACCGCCTAA
- the gtdA gene encoding gentisate 1,2-dioxygenase yields the protein MSEHTPDPARVAYYEEIGRSHMTPLWESLHALVPPQPRPQIVPAIWKYAQIRPLVMQAGGVISAEEAVRRVLVLENPGIPGKSGITSTLYAGLQLILPGEIAPSHRHTQSALRFIVEGKGAWTAVNGERTTMHPGDFIITPSWTWHDHGNPSVEDGGEPVVWLDGLDIPLVQQFDAGFAENYPESQQPVTRAEGDSFARFGHNMVPVRHRVTDPTSPVFSYPYARSREALDQLYRNGELDPWDGVKLRYVNPATGGWPMPTIATFMQYLPAGFQGKTYRSTDATVYSVVEGRGTVRIGDAQFQFEPRDVFVAPSWAPVQLGALEDAVLFSYSDRPVLSALNLLRESRT from the coding sequence ATGTCCGAGCACACCCCAGACCCGGCCCGCGTGGCCTACTACGAAGAAATCGGCCGCAGCCACATGACCCCGCTGTGGGAGTCGCTGCACGCCCTGGTGCCGCCGCAGCCGCGCCCGCAGATCGTCCCCGCCATCTGGAAGTACGCGCAGATCCGCCCGCTGGTAATGCAGGCCGGCGGCGTCATCAGCGCCGAGGAAGCGGTGCGCCGCGTGCTGGTGCTGGAGAACCCTGGCATCCCCGGCAAGTCCGGCATCACCTCCACGCTCTACGCGGGCCTGCAGCTGATCCTGCCGGGCGAGATTGCCCCCAGCCACCGCCATACGCAGTCGGCGCTTCGCTTTATCGTCGAAGGCAAGGGCGCCTGGACCGCCGTCAACGGCGAGCGCACCACCATGCATCCCGGCGATTTCATCATCACGCCGTCGTGGACCTGGCATGACCATGGCAACCCCAGCGTGGAAGACGGCGGCGAGCCGGTAGTGTGGCTCGATGGCCTGGACATTCCGCTGGTGCAGCAGTTCGACGCCGGCTTTGCCGAGAACTACCCCGAGTCGCAGCAGCCCGTGACCCGCGCCGAAGGCGACAGCTTTGCCCGCTTCGGCCACAACATGGTGCCGGTGCGGCACCGCGTGACCGATCCCACTTCGCCTGTCTTCAGCTACCCGTATGCCCGTTCGCGCGAAGCGCTGGACCAGCTCTACCGCAACGGCGAACTCGATCCCTGGGACGGCGTCAAGCTGCGCTATGTCAACCCGGCCACCGGCGGCTGGCCGATGCCGACCATCGCCACCTTCATGCAATACCTGCCCGCGGGCTTCCAGGGCAAGACCTACCGCAGCACCGACGCCACCGTGTACAGCGTGGTGGAAGGGCGCGGCACGGTGCGCATCGGCGATGCGCAGTTCCAGTTCGAGCCGCGCGACGTGTTCGTGGCGCCGTCGTGGGCGCCGGTGCAGCTCGGCGCGCTGGAAGACGCCGTGCTGTTCAGCTATTCCGACCGGCCGGTGCTGTCCGCGCTGAACCTGCTGCGCGAATCGCGCACCTGA
- a CDS encoding FAD-binding oxidoreductase — MAPVQDPSALLAELAGVLDPAGLQIGDAIETRFRKDWYAPLDPQPPLAVARPRSTAEVSAVLAICNRHRQPVVPQGGLTGLAGAATPAGGELVLSLERMRGVEEIDAQAGTMTVLAGTTLQAAQDAARAADWLFPVELGARGSCQIGGNIATNAGGNRVIRYGMMREQVLGLEAVLADGTVVSSLNKMQKNNAGYDLRQLFVGSEGTLGVITRAVLRLAPLPNCTQTAVCALRSYEDVVALLRHAQRRLSGRVSAFEAMWADFYELVTTRVPGVRAPLPAGSPFYVLVDLQGNDAEQDGAAFESMLETAMEAGLISDAAVASSEKEAESFWKLRDAVAEFPVMWAPNAAYDVSLPIGQIGRFAESLRGAVLARWPHAELVNFGHVGDSNLHVSVYLPGATAEDFPEHEISEVLYPTVREFDGSISAEHGIGTHKKPFLGHSRTPEALGLMRLLKRSLDPNLILCPGRVIDVG; from the coding sequence ATGGCACCCGTGCAAGACCCCTCCGCCCTGCTGGCCGAACTGGCCGGCGTCCTCGATCCCGCCGGCCTGCAAATTGGCGATGCCATCGAAACCCGCTTCCGCAAGGACTGGTACGCGCCGCTGGACCCGCAGCCGCCGCTCGCGGTGGCGCGGCCGCGCAGCACGGCCGAGGTGTCGGCGGTGCTGGCCATCTGCAACCGCCACCGGCAGCCGGTGGTGCCGCAAGGTGGGCTGACCGGCCTGGCGGGCGCCGCCACGCCTGCCGGCGGCGAACTGGTGCTGTCGCTCGAGCGCATGCGCGGCGTGGAAGAGATCGATGCGCAGGCCGGCACCATGACCGTGCTGGCCGGCACCACGCTGCAGGCCGCGCAGGATGCCGCGCGCGCGGCGGACTGGCTCTTTCCGGTGGAACTGGGCGCGCGCGGCAGCTGCCAGATCGGCGGCAATATCGCCACCAATGCGGGCGGCAACCGCGTGATCCGCTACGGCATGATGCGCGAGCAGGTGCTCGGGCTGGAGGCGGTGCTGGCCGACGGCACCGTGGTCAGCTCGCTCAACAAGATGCAGAAGAACAACGCCGGCTACGACCTGCGCCAGCTATTTGTCGGCAGCGAAGGCACGCTTGGCGTGATTACGCGCGCCGTGCTGCGCCTGGCACCACTACCGAACTGCACGCAGACCGCCGTGTGCGCGCTGCGCAGCTACGAAGACGTGGTGGCGCTGCTGCGCCATGCGCAACGCCGCCTGTCCGGCCGCGTCTCGGCATTCGAGGCGATGTGGGCCGATTTCTATGAACTGGTGACGACACGCGTGCCCGGCGTGCGCGCGCCGCTGCCGGCAGGCTCGCCGTTCTATGTGCTCGTGGACCTGCAGGGCAACGATGCCGAACAGGATGGCGCGGCCTTCGAATCCATGCTGGAAACGGCGATGGAAGCCGGCCTGATCAGCGACGCCGCGGTGGCCTCCAGCGAGAAGGAGGCCGAGAGCTTCTGGAAGCTGCGCGACGCGGTCGCCGAGTTCCCGGTGATGTGGGCGCCCAATGCCGCCTACGACGTGAGCCTGCCGATCGGCCAGATCGGCCGCTTCGCCGAGAGCCTGCGCGGGGCTGTGCTGGCGCGCTGGCCGCACGCCGAACTGGTCAACTTCGGCCATGTGGGCGACAGCAACCTGCATGTCAGCGTTTATCTTCCCGGCGCGACGGCCGAGGACTTTCCCGAGCATGAGATCAGCGAGGTGCTCTACCCCACGGTGCGCGAGTTCGACGGCAGCATTTCCGCCGAGCATGGCATCGGCACGCACAAGAAGCCATTCCTCGGGCATTCGCGCACACCTGAGGCGCTCGGGTTGATGCGGCTGCTCAAGCGGTCGCTGGATCCGAACCTGATCCTGTGCCCGGGGCGGGTGATTGACGTGGGCTGA
- a CDS encoding YihY/virulence factor BrkB family protein: MQLLDARVRDLLRHPGRFMWRTLVQFRANQGLLLAGAVAYYALLSIVPLLILMVIALSHVIDPQLLLSTLARYLEWVVPGQSRALVPELASFLRTRATVGWVLLGTMLFFSSLAFTVLENAMSVIFVHRVAIRRRHFLISAVLPYCYIAVLSLGLLLVTVVSGGLIAIGERHVEVLGHEWSLDRLSTTLLYLLGFLGEILMLTSIYMVMPVGRLSLRHALCGAVLAAVLWEISRHALVWYFTTLSQVGRVYGSLTTAIVVLLSLEIAATLLLLGAQVIAEFERSGWERPPASDAPTGEFHT; this comes from the coding sequence ATGCAGCTTCTCGACGCCCGCGTCCGCGACCTGCTCCGTCATCCGGGGCGCTTCATGTGGCGCACGCTGGTCCAGTTCCGCGCGAACCAGGGCCTGTTGCTGGCCGGGGCGGTGGCCTACTACGCGCTGCTGTCGATCGTGCCGCTGCTGATCCTGATGGTGATCGCGCTGTCGCATGTGATCGACCCGCAGCTGTTGCTGTCGACGCTGGCACGCTACCTCGAGTGGGTCGTGCCCGGACAGTCCCGCGCGCTGGTGCCCGAACTGGCGTCGTTCCTGCGCACCCGCGCCACGGTCGGCTGGGTCTTGCTCGGCACGATGCTGTTCTTCAGTTCGCTGGCGTTCACCGTGCTGGAAAACGCCATGTCGGTGATCTTCGTCCATCGCGTCGCGATCCGGCGCCGGCATTTCCTGATCTCGGCGGTGCTGCCTTACTGCTATATCGCGGTGCTGAGCCTGGGGCTGCTGCTGGTGACAGTGGTCTCGGGCGGGCTGATTGCGATCGGCGAACGGCATGTGGAAGTACTGGGCCATGAATGGTCGCTCGACCGGCTTTCCACCACGCTCCTTTACCTGCTCGGTTTCCTGGGCGAGATCCTGATGCTGACCTCGATCTACATGGTGATGCCGGTCGGCCGGCTGTCCTTGCGGCATGCGCTGTGCGGCGCGGTGCTTGCCGCGGTGCTGTGGGAGATCTCGCGCCATGCGCTGGTGTGGTACTTCACCACGCTGTCGCAGGTGGGGCGGGTCTACGGCTCGCTGACCACGGCAATCGTGGTGCTGCTGAGCCTGGAGATCGCGGCGACGCTGCTGTTGCTCGGCGCGCAGGTGATCGCGGAATTCGAGCGCAGCGGCTGGGAGCGGCCGCCTGCTTCGGATGCTCCCACCGGCGAGTTCCATACCTGA
- a CDS encoding MFS transporter, whose translation MPASQPLNVTAFIDRQPLSAFQVTIVVLCFLIVAVDGFDTAAIGFIAPAIRAEWQLTPAQLAPLFGAGLGGLMAGAFLFGPLADRFGRKGVLVLSVLFFGAASLASAWSQDLWTLVLLRFLTGLGLGGAMPNAITLTSEFCPDKRRSFLVTTMFCGFTLGSALGGLASAGLIDAFGWRSVLVAGGVLPLLLAVALVWMLPESVRYLVMTGKSRERIVATLQKIAPLEDLRSATFAISEQRATTSPVRHLFRPELLRGTLLFWLTFFMSLLVIYLLSSWLPTLLRGTGHSLRTAALVTTMFQVGGTVGAIALGWLMDRINPHYVLASSYSLAAVCIAAVGSFASEPVAAGIAVFLAGFCISGSQVGANALSASFYPTDCRATGVSWANGVGRIGSVVGSVGGATMLSMGLGMPALFVLVGVPALVAGMSMFSLGVVRRERAAERKLAV comes from the coding sequence ATGCCTGCCAGCCAACCGCTCAACGTCACCGCGTTCATCGACCGCCAGCCGCTGTCGGCGTTCCAGGTGACCATCGTCGTACTGTGCTTCCTGATCGTTGCCGTCGACGGCTTCGATACCGCCGCGATCGGCTTTATCGCGCCCGCCATCCGCGCGGAATGGCAGCTGACGCCGGCACAGCTCGCGCCGCTGTTCGGCGCCGGGCTGGGCGGCCTGATGGCCGGCGCTTTCCTGTTCGGTCCGCTCGCCGATCGGTTCGGCCGCAAGGGCGTGCTGGTGCTGTCGGTGCTGTTCTTCGGCGCGGCCAGCCTGGCTTCGGCGTGGTCGCAAGACCTGTGGACGCTGGTGCTGCTGCGTTTCCTGACCGGGCTTGGCCTCGGTGGCGCCATGCCCAACGCGATCACGCTGACCTCCGAGTTCTGCCCGGACAAACGCCGCTCCTTCCTGGTCACCACCATGTTCTGCGGCTTCACGCTGGGCTCCGCCTTGGGCGGCCTGGCCTCGGCCGGGCTGATCGACGCCTTCGGCTGGCGCTCGGTGCTGGTCGCCGGCGGCGTGCTGCCGCTGCTGCTGGCGGTGGCGCTGGTCTGGATGCTGCCGGAATCGGTGCGCTACCTGGTGATGACCGGCAAGTCGCGCGAGCGCATCGTCGCCACGCTGCAGAAGATCGCCCCGCTTGAAGACCTGCGCAGCGCCACCTTCGCAATCAGCGAGCAGCGCGCCACCACCTCGCCGGTGCGGCACCTGTTCCGCCCCGAGCTGCTGCGCGGCACGCTGCTGTTCTGGCTGACGTTCTTCATGAGCCTGCTGGTGATCTACCTGCTGTCGAGCTGGCTGCCGACGCTGCTGCGCGGCACCGGGCATTCGCTGCGCACCGCGGCACTGGTCACTACCATGTTCCAGGTCGGCGGCACCGTGGGCGCGATCGCGCTGGGCTGGCTGATGGACCGGATCAATCCGCACTATGTGCTCGCTTCCAGCTATTCGCTGGCAGCGGTGTGCATCGCGGCGGTGGGCAGCTTTGCGTCCGAGCCGGTTGCCGCGGGCATTGCGGTGTTCCTGGCGGGGTTCTGCATCTCCGGGTCGCAGGTGGGTGCCAATGCGCTGTCGGCCAGTTTCTATCCGACGGATTGCCGCGCGACCGGTGTGAGCTGGGCCAACGGGGTCGGGCGCATTGGCTCCGTGGTGGGTTCCGTGGGCGGCGCGACGATGTTGTCTATGGGGCTGGGGATGCCGGCGCTGTTCGTGCTGGTCGGGGTGCCGGCGCTGGTGGCAGGGATGTCGATGTTCTCGCTGGGGGTGGTCAGGCGGGAAAGGGCGGCGGAGAGGAAGCTGGCGGTCTGA